A genome region from Panthera leo isolate Ple1 chromosome A2, P.leo_Ple1_pat1.1, whole genome shotgun sequence includes the following:
- the RHO gene encoding rhodopsin yields the protein MNGTEGPNFYVPFSNKTGVVRSPFEYPQYYLAEPWQFSMLAAYMFLLIVLGFPINFLTLYVTVQHKKLRTPLNYILLNLAVADLFMVFGGFTTTLYTSLHGYFVFGPTGCNLEGFFATLGGEIALWSLVVLAIERYVVVCKPMSNFRFGENHAIMGVAFTWVMALACAAPPLVGWSRYIPEGMQCSCGIDYYTLKPEVNNESFVIYMFVVHFTIPMIVIFFCYGQLVFTVKEAAAQQQESATTQKAEKEVTRMVIIMVIAFLICWVPYASVAFYIFTHQGSNFGPIFMTLPAFFAKSSSIYNPVIYIMMNKQFRNCMLTTLCCGKNPLGDDEASTTASKTETSQVAPA from the exons ATGAACGGGACGGAGGGCCCGAACTTCTACGTGCCCTTCTCCAACAAAACGGGTGTGGTACGCAGCCCCTTCGAGTACCCACAGTACTACCTGGCTGAGCCATGGCAGTTCTCCATGCTGGCCGCCTACATGTTCCTGCTCATCGTGCTTGGCTTCCCCATCAACTTCCTCACGCTCTACGTCACGGTCCAGCACAAGAAGCTGCGCACGCCTCTCAACTACATCCTGCTCAACCTGGCTGTGGCCGACCTCTTCATGGTCTTCGGTGGCTTCACCACCACCCTCTACACCTCTCTGCATGGATACTTTGTCTTTGGGCCCACAGGATGCAATTTGGAGGGCTTCTTTGCCACACTGGGCG GTGAAATTGCCCTGTGGTCTTTGGTGGTCCTGGCCATTGAGCGGTACGTGGTGGTGTGTAAGCCCATGAGCAACTTCCGCTTTGGGGAGAACCATGCCATAATGGGCGTCGCCTTCACCTGGGTCATGGCACTGGCCTGCGCTGCACCCCCCCTCGTTGGTTGGTCCAG GTACATCCCTGAAGGCATGCAGTGTTCATGCGGGATCGACTACTACACACTCAAGCCAGAGGTCAACAACGAGTCCTTTGTCATCTACATGTTCGTGGTCCACTTCACCATCCCCATGATCGTCATCTTCTTCTGCTACGGGCAGCTTGTCTTCACAGTCAAGGAG GCGGCAGCCCAGCAGCAGGAGTCAGCCACCACCCAGAAGGCTGAGAAGGAGGTCACTCGCATGGTCATCATCATGGTCATTGCTTTCCTGATCTGTTGGGTGCCCTACGCCAGCGTGGCATTCTACATCTTCACCCACCAGGGCTCCAACTTTGGCCCCATCTTCATGACACTCCCGGCGTTCTTCGCCAAGTCCTCCTCCATCTACAACCCTGTCATCTACATCATGATGAACAAGCAG TTCCGGAACTGCATGCTCACTACCCTCTGCTGTGGCAAGAACCCACTGGGTGATGACGAGGCCTCCACCACTGCCTCCAAGACGGAGACCAGCCAGGTGGCACCAGCCTAA
- the LOC122213424 gene encoding histone H1.8, whose translation MAPGSIASSDTSTSSASLTSAVGSSGLSESEKPGLSHSGIRGPRRHPPVLRMVLEALQAGEQRRGTSVAAIKVYILQKYPTVDVLRLKYLLKQALATGMHRGLLVRPTNSKARGATGSFKLVPKHKRKAQSRKTSTMTAPRKPGEAKEKGPKKPREAKKDTPNPGEVKRGPKKPREARTGPTKLDAAKEKAPKKGSQTKDQEARLSEAKKASQQPDKATQDLPSATGPRGKSKVKGRRSNQDGEAHRKTKAGSQNSKSTVPKDKNSAASPAKKKENKVLKEVVACGAKVGPKAKATAPPRASGSKTVPAPLARKTEAPKGPRKPGMPTKASSSKLASKKTEAES comes from the exons ATGGCTCCTGGGAGCATTGCCTCCAGTGACACCTCCACCTCCTCAGCATCCTTGACCTCCGCAGTGGGGTCATCTGGGCTGTCTGAGTCTGAAAAGCCAG GCCTGAGCCATAGTGGCATCCGAGGGCCACGCCGTCACCCTCCCGTGCTGCGCATGGTTCTGGAGGCGCTGCAGGCCGGAGAGCAGCGCCGGGGCACCTCGGTGGCGGCCATCAAGGTTTACATCCTGCAGAAGTACCCAACGGTGGATGTCCTCCGGCTCAAGTACCTGCTGAAGCAGGCCCTGGCCACCGGCATGCACCGCGGCCTCCTGGTCAGGCCCACCAACTCCAAGGCCAGGGGGGCCACTGGCAGCTTCAAa TTAGTTCCCAAGCACAAAAGGAAAGCCCAATCTAGGAAGACATCCACCATGACAGCCCCCAGGAAACCCGGTGAGGCCAAGGAGAAGGGTCCCAAAAAACCAAGGGAGGCAAAGAAGGACACTCCCAACCCAGGCGAGGTGAAAAGGGGACCCAAGAAGCCAAGAGAGGCGAGGACAGGTCCTACCAAACTGGATGCAGCCAAGGAGAAGGCTCCCAAGAAGGGCAGCCAGACCAAAGACCAAGAAGCAAGACTGAGTGAGGCCAAGAAGGCCTCCCAACAGCCAGACAAGGCCACGCAGGACCTTCCCAGTGCCACTGGCCCAAGAGGAAAGTCAAAGGTCAAAGGCAGAAGGAGCAACCAAG ATGGTGAGGCccacaggaaaacaaaagctggGAGTCAGAATTCAAAATCCACGGTCCCCAAG GACAAGAATAGTGCTGCTTCTCcagccaaaaagaaagaaaacaaggtccttaaagaagttgttgcctgtggGGCCAAGGTGGGGCCCAAAGCCAAGGCCACTGCTCCTCCCAGGGCCAGTGGGTCTAAGACAGTGCCTGCACCCCTGGCCAGGAAGACAGAGGCCCCCAAGGGCCCGAGAAAGCCCGGCATGCCCACCAAGGCCTCGTCGTCCAAACTGGCCAGTAAGAAAACAGAAGCTGAAAGCTAG